From a single Oreochromis niloticus isolate F11D_XX linkage group LG3, O_niloticus_UMD_NMBU, whole genome shotgun sequence genomic region:
- the LOC109200628 gene encoding zinc finger protein 70-like, producing the protein IHQLIHSGVKPYSCDLCGKSFTQSGSLKRHQLIHSGVKAYSCDLCGKDFARAQGLKVHQLIHSGVKAHSCDLCGKSFIRAESLKSHQLIHSGVKAHNCHLCGKSFTHAQTFKTHQHVHSGVTPYSCNLCGKSFTHRQSLKSHHIMHSGVKAHNCELCGKAFAQRHELHRHLVTHSGIKAYSCDFCGKTFSDKQYRNSHRRIHTGNDVYFCDQCGKPFTTDAKLQLHMFSHTEERPYKCNLCEKTFKSPHHVRKHRQIHTRK; encoded by the coding sequence attcaccaactcatccacagtggagttaaaccttacagctgtgacttgtgtggaaagtcttttacccagtctggaagcttaaaaagacaccaactcatccacagtggagttaaagcttacagctgtgacttgtgtgggaaggattttgcCCGGGCTCAAGGCTTAAAAgtacaccaactcatccacagtggagttaaagcacacagctgtgacttgtgtggaaagtcttttatccGGGCTGAAAGCTTAAAatcacaccaactcatccacagtggagttaaagcacaCAACTGtcacttgtgtggaaagtcttttacccacgCTCAAACCtttaaaacacaccaacacGTCCACAGTGGAGTTACACCATACAGCTGcaacttgtgtggaaagtcttttacccatcGTCAAAGCTTAAAATCACACCATATCAtgcacagtggagttaaagcacacaactgtgagttgtgtggtaaAGCTTTTGCTCAAAGGCACGAATTACACaggcatctagttacccactctggaattaaggcatacagctgcgACTTTTGTGGAAAAACGTTCAGCGACAAACAGTACCGAAATAGTCACCGTCGGATTCACACTGGAAATGATGTTTActtctgtgatcagtgtgggaaacCATTTACAACAGATGCAAAGTTACAACTACATATGTTTagtcacactgaggagagaccttataaatgtaacctgtgtgagaagacttttaaatctccacatcACGTGAGAAAACACcgacagatccacaccagaaaatAA